Proteins encoded together in one Lathyrus oleraceus cultivar Zhongwan6 chromosome 5, CAAS_Psat_ZW6_1.0, whole genome shotgun sequence window:
- the LOC127078437 gene encoding uncharacterized protein LOC127078437, translated as MSQHPSSSGSKSSQHAKTPSMGCVDEDVMDVTPLCMISGDTTGTSSNAGDKQGNTSGNSSLPKDMYYTDRAIRRLVTRILSEGHIVEGVSTPLSRREPSPEGKTHADKDDDPSRSEKEVAAEGLCSLGKTLPSKKQNVPQEDIIDLEEENTEGEDDSLVHLVKPSIAEKLRAKKGKSMANMRAARVKTAAGIGPSKPWSKVEVKKRKERDNSDSEEDVKDDVPDISPAKRQAVQKSPGKATAVHIDNISFHLEDGAAKWKYVIQRRVAIERELGQEAVEVKEIIELIKNAGLMKTVVTLPQCYEGLVKEFIVNIPEDIHDKNSREFCKVYKRQMCKILPKCHQQVPRERNEWRSRSRNHKQ; from the coding sequence ATGTCTCAACATCCTTCATCATCTGGTTCCAAATCCTCCCAACATGCGAAGACTCCATCTATGGGGTGTGTAGATGAAGATGTAATGGACGTCACTCCTCTGTGCATGATATCGGGCGACACCACAGGTACCTCCTCCAATgctggagataagcaaggtaatacctctGGTAACTCCTCTCTTCCTAAAGACATGTATTACACTGATCGCGCTATAAGGAGACTGGTTACTAGAATACTGAGTGAAGGACATATAGTTGAAGGGGTctctacccctctgtccagaagggaacCCTCTCCTGAGGGTAAAACCcatgctgataaagatgatgatCCATCTAGATCAGAAAAAGAGGTGGCAGCTGAAGGGCTttgctctctaggtaaaaccctacctagtAAGAAACAAAATGTGCCTCAAGAAGATATTATTGATCTAGAGGAAGAAAACACTGAAGGAGAGGATGATTCTTTGGTTCATCTGGTTAAACCGAGCATAGCTGAGAAACTGAGAGCTAAGAAAGGGAAAAGTATGGCTAATATGAGAGCTGCTAGAGTGAAAACGGCTGCAGGAATAGGACCCTCAAAACCCTGGAGCAAGGTTGAGGttaagaaaagaaaagaaagagacAACTCTGACTCTGAGGAGGATGTtaaagacgatgtcccagacatctcccctgcaaaaaggcaggctgttcAAAAATCTCCTGGCAAGGCTACTGCTGTCCATATAGACAATATCTCCTTCCATTTGGAAGATGGAGCAGCAAAGTGGAAATATGTCATTCAGAGAAGAGTAGCCATTGAAAGAGAACTTGGTCAAgaagctgtagaggtaaaggaGATAATTGAGCTGATCAAAAATGCTGGGCTCATGAAGACTGTGGTAACTCTACCCCAATGCTATGAGGGGCTGGTTAAAGAATTTAttgttaatatccctgaggatattcaTGATAAGAACAGCAGGGAGTTTTGCAAGGTTTATAAGAGGCAAATGTGTAAAATTCTCCCCAAGtgtcatcaacaagttcctagggagaggaatGAATGGAGGAGTAGATCTAGAAACCACaaacaatga